The following is a genomic window from Moritella sp. F3.
TACAAGGTGAGACAAGTAAGCAAAAAACCTTAGCTGAATTCATGGAATTAGGTAACGCATTGCTGGCGGCCACTGGTGCCTTCTGGGAAGGTATAGATGTTAGGGGCGACGCATTAAGCTGTGTTATCATCGATAAATTGCCCTTTACCGCCCCAGACGACCCGTTACTTAAGGCTCGAATCGAGGACTGTAAGCTGAAAGGGGGTGATCCTTTTGCACAAGTGCAGTTACCAGACGCAGTGATTACCTTGAAAC
Proteins encoded in this region:
- a CDS encoding helicase C-terminal domain-containing protein produces the protein QGETSKQKTLAEFMELGNALLAATGAFWEGIDVRGDALSCVIIDKLPFTAPDDPLLKARIEDCKLKGGDPFAQVQLPDAVITLK